From the Psychrobacillus sp. FSL K6-4046 genome, one window contains:
- a CDS encoding glucose 1-dehydrogenase, whose amino-acid sequence MFDDKVVIITGAAQGIGRGVAQVYAENGAHVILADSNESLGRETEESLLQQGYSCLFIKTDVRVEKDVINLMEQTTKEFGTIDILINNAGKFQPSSPYDLSLDEWDDVIHTNLRSVFLCSREAAKIMRTNEYGGSIVSMASTRAFMSEPNSESYAATKGGIISLSHSLASSLAKDNITVNCISPGWIETGDYNDLREVDHAQHFSGRVGKPSDIAKACLYLTDPSNNFVTGTNVTIDGGMTKKMIYEA is encoded by the coding sequence ATGTTCGATGACAAGGTAGTAATCATTACTGGAGCAGCTCAGGGTATTGGCAGAGGAGTTGCGCAAGTTTACGCAGAGAACGGTGCTCACGTGATTTTAGCTGATAGCAATGAATCGCTTGGTAGAGAAACGGAGGAGTCTCTTTTACAGCAGGGGTACTCTTGTCTTTTTATAAAAACGGATGTCCGAGTGGAAAAAGACGTTATAAATCTAATGGAACAAACTACTAAAGAATTCGGAACGATTGACATACTGATTAACAATGCAGGGAAATTTCAACCGAGCTCGCCTTACGACTTATCGTTGGATGAGTGGGATGACGTCATTCATACAAATTTACGAAGTGTTTTCCTTTGTAGTCGTGAAGCAGCCAAAATTATGAGAACTAATGAGTACGGTGGCTCCATCGTATCGATGGCTTCTACAAGAGCTTTTATGTCCGAGCCCAACTCCGAGTCCTATGCTGCTACTAAAGGCGGCATTATTTCACTGTCCCATTCCTTAGCAAGTTCATTAGCTAAGGACAATATTACAGTTAATTGTATATCTCCCGGATGGATTGAAACTGGGGATTATAATGACCTCCGGGAGGTAGACCATGCTCAGCATTTCTCGGGTCGTGTAGGAAAACCAAGTGATATCGCTAAGGCCTGTCTATATTTGACGGATCCTTCTAACAACTTTGTAACAGGCACAAATGTAACAATTGACGGCGGCATGACAAAAAAGATGATCTATGAGGCATGA
- a CDS encoding VOC family protein: MFFEMTVQIRVSDFQKGLQWYKTLLKREAELIPHDGFVEWEVISGCWLQLSVGVPAKGSGPLRLAVKDLEAERERVMKELCVEYFEIHSREEVGAKWATFMDPWENQIGFFEYMDKQEEKERIQLLNKNQSN; the protein is encoded by the coding sequence ATGTTTTTTGAAATGACGGTCCAGATAAGAGTATCCGATTTCCAAAAAGGTCTTCAATGGTATAAAACGTTATTAAAAAGAGAGGCAGAGCTTATTCCACATGATGGGTTTGTGGAATGGGAAGTAATCTCAGGGTGTTGGCTTCAACTTTCAGTAGGCGTTCCAGCAAAGGGGAGCGGTCCATTGCGTTTAGCTGTGAAGGATTTGGAAGCAGAACGTGAACGAGTGATGAAGGAACTTTGTGTAGAATACTTCGAAATTCACTCGAGGGAAGAAGTTGGGGCCAAATGGGCTACTTTTATGGATCCATGGGAAAACCAAATTGGCTTTTTTGAATACATGGATAAACAGGAAGAAAAAGAGCGAATACAGTTGTTGAATAAGAATCAAAGTAATTAA
- a CDS encoding MFS transporter, with product MEFSGKVGLSVGWITLFLMGIDLFVVSPLLPFISEAYNVSSAMTGWMVTVFAVTYAFSAPFFGWLSDKNGRRPLITFGLLLFVISNILTAFAPSFFWLIVSRVLAGLSVASITPLIYAIIGDTAPPNRTGTWLSIVVSGHLTALWAGAPFGMLLEHFLGWRSVFVIMAVIGAILAVVNFNTWKYVPRIYLTRNLLEGNLLRILGSVSVTTFWAISMYALYVYLGASLYSENRFSSTEIALAITFYGIGAVLGSLISGQLTDNFGERNISKVTLMFLTLIFVCLGIFFTSDDWIYFFLFLWALVGYAGFTSYQARLAVEYSNERGIVMAWNNTALYIGITLGSMIGGFVISKWGYSFLPYVCSIAAVLSFVLSTQKVKETKKASAVSDT from the coding sequence ATGGAGTTTAGTGGGAAGGTAGGTTTAAGTGTTGGTTGGATAACATTGTTTTTAATGGGTATTGACTTATTTGTAGTATCTCCTTTACTACCGTTCATTTCGGAAGCCTATAATGTTAGTTCAGCGATGACTGGATGGATGGTAACAGTTTTTGCAGTCACATATGCTTTTTCCGCTCCTTTCTTTGGATGGCTTTCAGATAAAAATGGACGGAGACCATTAATTACATTTGGCTTATTGTTGTTCGTCATTTCTAACATACTAACTGCTTTTGCTCCTTCATTTTTTTGGTTAATTGTTAGTCGTGTTTTAGCTGGTTTATCTGTTGCTTCAATTACTCCTTTGATTTACGCAATCATTGGAGATACTGCACCACCAAATCGGACAGGGACATGGCTTTCGATTGTTGTTTCAGGACACTTAACAGCTCTTTGGGCAGGAGCTCCATTCGGTATGTTATTAGAGCATTTTCTCGGTTGGCGTTCAGTATTTGTTATAATGGCTGTTATAGGAGCTATATTGGCAGTAGTAAATTTCAACACCTGGAAATATGTTCCTAGAATCTATTTAACAAGGAATCTATTAGAAGGAAATTTGCTAAGAATACTTGGTTCGGTAAGTGTTACAACCTTTTGGGCGATTTCAATGTATGCTCTTTATGTTTACTTAGGAGCTTCTCTTTATTCTGAAAATAGATTCTCATCAACAGAAATCGCATTAGCTATAACTTTTTATGGTATCGGAGCTGTTTTAGGAAGTCTTATAAGTGGACAATTAACAGATAACTTTGGAGAAAGGAATATATCGAAAGTTACGCTCATGTTCTTGACTCTAATATTTGTTTGTTTAGGTATATTCTTCACATCAGATGATTGGATCTATTTCTTCTTGTTCTTATGGGCTTTAGTTGGGTATGCAGGATTTACTTCATACCAAGCAAGATTAGCGGTTGAATATTCAAACGAACGAGGAATTGTCATGGCGTGGAATAATACCGCTTTGTATATTGGTATTACCCTTGGCTCAATGATTGGTGGTTTTGTCATTTCTAAATGGGGATACTCTTTCCTTCCGTATGTTTGTAGCATTGCAGCAGTTCTTAGTTTTGTCCTTAGTACCCAAAAAGTCAAAGAAACAAAAAAGGCATCAGCTGTTTCAGATACATGA
- a CDS encoding GNAT family N-acetyltransferase, whose protein sequence is MYIEKIASDASLQEAFDIRKSVFVEEQGVPLEDEFDQFDRLDGPCQHILVSIDHKAVGTGRIRAVDGVGKLERICILEPFRKLGLGKVIIHSLEEIAKDMSLSKVKLHGQTHAEGFYAKLGYHTASDPFMEDGIPHLLMTKQLN, encoded by the coding sequence ATGTACATAGAAAAGATTGCATCTGATGCTTCATTACAAGAAGCTTTTGACATCAGAAAAAGTGTGTTTGTTGAAGAGCAGGGTGTTCCTTTAGAGGATGAATTTGACCAATTCGATCGATTGGATGGTCCGTGCCAGCATATTTTAGTGTCTATCGATCATAAAGCAGTAGGCACGGGTCGTATTCGAGCGGTCGATGGAGTAGGAAAGCTAGAACGCATCTGCATTTTAGAGCCATTCCGTAAACTCGGATTAGGAAAAGTCATTATCCATTCCCTAGAGGAAATAGCGAAGGATATGAGTCTTTCTAAGGTTAAGCTTCACGGTCAAACGCACGCCGAGGGCTTCTACGCGAAACTTGGTTATCACACAGCCTCCGATCCTTTCATGGAGGATGGTATTCCCCACCTTTTAATGACCAAACAGTTAAATTAA
- a CDS encoding GNAT family N-acetyltransferase, which produces MNEIVENQIDIHIFKLLELATSTDKVIEEYNAYQQIETRTLYGWKTNDVYVACIGIEMIERHHAEIKHIAVTPDSRKQKLGSRMLDYVVQELGLHRLTAETDCESVGFYRRCGFTDSSLGEKYPGVERFLCVWEEKILVHQTR; this is translated from the coding sequence TTGAATGAAATTGTAGAAAACCAAATAGACATACATATTTTTAAGTTACTAGAGCTTGCCACGTCAACGGACAAAGTAATAGAAGAATATAATGCTTATCAACAAATAGAAACAAGAACGCTTTATGGCTGGAAAACCAATGACGTCTATGTTGCATGTATAGGAATAGAAATGATAGAGAGACATCATGCAGAAATAAAGCATATAGCAGTTACCCCAGATAGTCGAAAACAAAAGCTAGGAAGCAGGATGCTAGATTATGTCGTGCAGGAGTTAGGGCTTCATCGATTAACCGCGGAAACAGACTGTGAATCGGTAGGTTTTTATCGGCGATGTGGATTTACTGATTCGAGTCTTGGTGAAAAGTATCCTGGGGTAGAGCGGTTCTTGTGTGTGTGGGAAGAAAAGATCCTTGTTCATCAAACGAGATAG